A genomic window from Sphingobacterium spiritivorum includes:
- a CDS encoding TlpA family protein disulfide reductase, with translation MKMQFKNLVVRSGIFIITAISLAACGNTDKGKENASDRGNAPMEEVAEAEAPVSTTSDISFKDESGKTVALNSLKGKVVFINFWATWCPPCIHEMPSINKLKQTYKDKDIVFLMVDVDNNMEKSAAFMKDNKYDLPVYVPVDNIPPDYLGSAIPTTVILDKSGDMIARMEGGRDYTSPEITKALNELVESN, from the coding sequence ATGAAAATGCAATTTAAAAATTTGGTAGTTCGTTCCGGGATTTTCATCATCACAGCCATTTCGCTGGCAGCTTGTGGAAATACGGATAAGGGCAAAGAAAACGCATCAGATAGAGGGAACGCTCCAATGGAGGAAGTAGCGGAAGCGGAAGCTCCGGTTTCGACAACTTCGGATATTTCCTTTAAGGATGAAAGCGGAAAAACCGTAGCCTTAAACTCATTAAAAGGTAAAGTTGTATTCATCAACTTTTGGGCTACGTGGTGTCCGCCCTGCATCCATGAAATGCCGTCCATCAACAAGCTAAAGCAGACTTATAAAGACAAGGATATTGTGTTCCTGATGGTGGACGTGGATAACAATATGGAAAAATCCGCTGCTTTTATGAAAGACAACAAGTATGATCTGCCTGTGTATGTTCCTGTGGACAATATTCCACCTGATTATTTAGGCAGTGCTATCCCGACTACGGTTATACTGGATAAAAGTGGCGATATGATAGCCCGTATGGAGGGTGGCAGGGATTATACAAGCCCCGAAATTACCAAAGCGCTGAATGAATTGGTCGAAAGCAACTAA
- a CDS encoding TlpA family protein disulfide reductase, producing MLKNKEVSEEKKPSGNKFSLFIRKNAQYIVLVIAVIILVNPDAKSFVLRQLMATGLFNASIDKKGDGTVSQANTDFDFADEKGNIQNTASLRGKVVFINFWASWCPPCRAEFPSIETLYTQFKDNPDIFFLTINEDSDPATGKAYLEKEKFSVPMYQSNGNVPAEIYSGALPTTVVLDKNGKVRLHHAGFANYASDKFVRQIEELINE from the coding sequence ATGTTGAAAAATAAAGAAGTTTCAGAAGAAAAAAAGCCATCTGGAAATAAGTTTTCACTCTTCATCAGAAAAAATGCTCAATATATCGTATTGGTAATCGCCGTTATTATACTGGTAAACCCCGATGCAAAATCATTCGTGCTTCGTCAGTTAATGGCAACAGGGCTTTTTAATGCGAGTATAGATAAAAAGGGCGATGGCACGGTAAGCCAGGCGAACACAGATTTTGATTTTGCTGATGAAAAAGGAAATATTCAAAATACCGCATCACTACGTGGCAAAGTTGTATTTATAAACTTTTGGGCTTCGTGGTGTCCGCCTTGCAGGGCTGAATTTCCCTCTATCGAAACGCTTTATACCCAATTCAAGGATAACCCTGATATATTCTTTCTGACAATCAACGAGGACAGCGACCCTGCAACTGGTAAGGCATACCTTGAAAAAGAAAAATTTTCAGTCCCGATGTATCAGTCAAATGGCAATGTTCCGGCAGAGATTTACTCCGGTGCATTGCCTACTACCGTTGTATTGGATAAGAACGGAAAAGTCAGATTGCACCACGCAGGATTTGCGAATTACGCATCAGACAAGTTCGTAAGACAGATAGAAGAGTTAATAAATGAATAA
- a CDS encoding DsrE family protein, giving the protein MKRLQALFIGILCFTSVSAFAQQKTDTVFEPAKAYKKHYNALYILNEAEDKKIRGMLRNINNVLNDPRLKGKLHIEVVAFSDGVEMYKKANSYQEILIALKDKGVVFAQCSKTMEERKIEKKELFDFVNYVPSGNGEIILRQYEGWAIVHP; this is encoded by the coding sequence ATGAAAAGATTACAAGCCTTGTTTATAGGGATATTGTGTTTTACATCTGTAAGCGCTTTTGCACAACAAAAAACCGATACCGTTTTTGAACCTGCAAAAGCATATAAAAAGCATTACAATGCCCTATACATTTTGAACGAAGCAGAAGATAAAAAAATTAGAGGAATGCTTCGCAATATAAATAATGTACTGAATGACCCACGACTGAAAGGCAAGCTGCACATTGAAGTTGTTGCATTTTCTGACGGCGTGGAAATGTATAAAAAAGCTAATAGCTATCAGGAAATATTGATTGCGCTAAAAGACAAGGGCGTTGTATTCGCTCAATGTTCAAAAACGATGGAGGAACGAAAAATTGAAAAAAAAGAACTGTTTGATTTCGTGAATTACGTTCCGAGCGGTAACGGGGAAATCATATTAAGGCAATATGAGGGGTGGGCGATTGTTCATCCTTAA